Genomic DNA from Paenibacillus sp. MBLB1832:
AGGAGATGCCGACTGCCGTTCCGGTAAAGCTGAATTGGAATTCAGCCCCGGGCGACTCCCCCAAGTAGATGTCGGCAGGCGGAGCCCAGTTGAAGAACTGCTCGGTTGTCCAGCCCTCAATCATTCGCCAATTGAAACTCGTCTCTGCTAATAAAGGTGACAGTTGCCTCCCATTCTCATAACAGACCGAATCAATTGGCGAAGGGAGTGCAAGAGGATCTTCGGACTTCTCATTGGATACGATTAACTCATTTTCCAAGAAAACTTCCAGTACGCTTGCATACAAAGCATAACCGAAATCATTCGGATGCACATCATCACCGCTAATATCTTCCCATTTTAGCTCCCCCGAGATGACCTTGTTATAAATGACACTGGCAATGTTTACGGAAGGAATCCGATAATATTCAGCGACTTCTTCGTGGTTGTAAATATTGTCCTGCAGCCTGCGATTCGCCGAATAGCTTTCGGAGCCCGATCGGCGTGCCGTATAAATAAAACAAATGTCTATTTGCGGGTTACTTCGCTTGGCATGACGAACGATGCCTTCCATAGCCCGAATGGACTCGGTGAGATTTCCAGCATCATTAACAGCAAACTCGACAAAAAGGAGATCGACATCTCCCTGATCAAACACATGCTCTTCTAACCGAAACGCCCCGTAAGTAGAATTCGTTCCTCCAATGGCTGCGTTGATGAACTTGAACGCCGTTTCAGGAAAGCGACGTTCTAAATACCGATATGTCAGCGCTCGGTAGCTTGTGGCTTCTGAATCAGAAGCACCTTCTCCCTCTGTAACCGATCCACCTATGAAAGCGACAGTCGCTTTATTGTCGTTTGTTAATTTATTGGCAATATGCTTTAGGCCATCACGTGTAAAACCAATATGATCCAAATACAATTCGGCAAAATTAATTTCAGTTTTCCGCTTTGATATCAAACTAAGCGCCCCCAACATTGTCATTAAAAATCCAATGCCAAAAATGAAGCATTATACTCTTTCTCAAAATTGAAGAGTACAGCTATTGCTGCACTCTTCTTATAAAATTCTAAAATCTTCTTCTACTGAATTATTTGATTGTCTGTAATGTCATTATTGAATATTAATATCATCGAAATACACGGTGTTGGTATTTCCAACCCATTTATCCCCCAATTCAATCTTGTTGAAATTCGTTAATCCTGTTGGCGACGCGATGAGGACCCCGTCGATATACATATCTACTTTCGTACCAGACGTATAATCCCACTTGAACTCATGCCAGCCAGTCGTTCGGGTAATATTCGTTGCCGTGTGGGTTCCTCCGACACGGTAAGCATATTTCGTTGTAGAAATACCTGTGTAGACTTCAATTCCTCGGGTGCTGATTCCATCATCTACAAAGGCTGCCGTTACCATATTTGTTGATGAGGCGTTATCATAGAACCACACAGTAGCTATTTTGTTGTACGACGTCCCGAAGATTCGCTGAATCGAATCAAAATCTTCATTAACTAAGTAGCTATTGCTGCCGGAATGGGCTTGTGCTGTGCTCGTTGACGCTGTACCGTTCGTCGTAGTCCAGTTAGCTAATCCACTCTCAAATCCGTCGAATATCGGCGGATCTGAAATCGTGATATCATCAAAATAAGCCGTATTCGTACTGCCCGCCCATAGATCGCCAATCTGAATACGATTAAAGTTCGTGACCCCCGTAGGTGAAGCAATTAGCACGCCGTCAATATACATATCGAGCTTTGTGCCTGACGAGTAATCAAATTTGAATTCATGCCAGCCGGTAGTGCGGGTTACATTGGAGGCTGCATAGGTACCCCCGACACGATATGAATATTTGGTTGTTGACGTCGGTGTATTGACAAAGATACCTCTTGTATTAACACTGTCGTCTACCACAGCACCATTCTGCATATTCGTTGCGGTAGCTGTGTCGTAGAACCAGATCGAAACGATTTTATTGTATGAAGTGTCAAAACTTTGCAGTATCGCATCCTGGTCTTGATCGATTAGGTAGCTATTGGAGCCAGAATGCGTTTGGGCGGAGCTCAGCGATGGCGTTCCAGCAGCCGTCGCCCAGTTGCTAAGCCCGGAATCAAAGCCGTCTGATGTATATATAGACTGGTACACTGTCGAATCTAATACGAGCCCTGCATCATCACAATAGGCTTCTCCCGTTGCGGACG
This window encodes:
- a CDS encoding GDSL-type esterase/lipase family protein produces the protein MISKRKTEINFAELYLDHIGFTRDGLKHIANKLTNDNKATVAFIGGSVTEGEGASDSEATSYRALTYRYLERRFPETAFKFINAAIGGTNSTYGAFRLEEHVFDQGDVDLLFVEFAVNDAGNLTESIRAMEGIVRHAKRSNPQIDICFIYTARRSGSESYSANRRLQDNIYNHEEVAEYYRIPSVNIASVIYNKVISGELKWEDISGDDVHPNDFGYALYASVLEVFLENELIVSNEKSEDPLALPSPIDSVCYENGRQLSPLLAETSFNWRMIEGWTTEQFFNWAPPADIYLGESPGAEFQFSFTGTAVGISLLAGKDTGNIEVSIDGGAFRTIPLFDRYCSMFYRPIIVMFSDHLERRSHTVNIRISSEKHEMSRGHEVHILKLLVNE